In Methanobacterium sp. Maddingley MBC34, the DNA window TTTTTTACTAAAACTGAGAGTAATGAATAACAGACATTGGGTCCTTTATTAAAAAGTTTATTACCAAAAAATTTGATTAATTTATTATTAGAACCTGGATCATTACCCATCATCTTAAAACCAGATGAAACACAATTTTCATCTATGAAAATCACAGAACACATTCATGCCCTTAAAATTCCATTCCAGGTTAAGACAGACTCTGGAATTCTGGAACGTTTTGTTTACTCTTATCTGATATTTGGAGATGAAATCTGCCTGATAGATAGTGGAGTTAGCTCTTCAGAAAAGGTGATCTTTGATTATCTTGAAAAATCAGGACACGCCCCTGAGGATCTCTCTTTATTGATTTTAACCCATTCTCACCCTGATCATATTGGTTCTGCTCAATCTATCCAGAGAATATCTGGTTGTGAAATAGCAGCTCATGAAGGTGAGAAATCATGGATTGAAGATGTTGATCTCCAGTTTAAAGAAAGGCCTGTTCCCAATTTCTTTTTCCTGGTAGAAGGATCTGTCCAGGTGGACCATGTTCTGGAGGATATGGATGTTGTTGAACTGGGTAGCGAAATTAATTTGAAAGTTATACATACCCCCGGTCATTCTAAAGGTTCCATTTCCATACATATCCCCTCTGAAA includes these proteins:
- a CDS encoding Zn-dependent hydrolase, glyoxylase (PFAM: Metallo-beta-lactamase superfamily), which produces MGPLLKSLLPKNLINLLLEPGSLPIILKPDETQFSSMKITEHIHALKIPFQVKTDSGILERFVYSYLIFGDEICLIDSGVSSSEKVIFDYLEKSGHAPEDLSLLILTHSHPDHIGSAQSIQRISGCEIAAHEGEKSWIEDVDLQFKERPVPNFFFLVEGSVQVDHVLEDMDVVELGSEINLKVIHTPGHSKGSISIHIPSERVLITGDAVPIQGDLPIYDDFNGSIHSIEMLMGVEDVELLLASWDEPQKDENVHQRMVEALDYLQNIQEIVEKIAPANSSSEPMEFCRIVLKELGLPEHAANPIVSRSFQANLKELEGKE